The following coding sequences are from one Rutidosis leptorrhynchoides isolate AG116_Rl617_1_P2 chromosome 11, CSIRO_AGI_Rlap_v1, whole genome shotgun sequence window:
- the LOC139877546 gene encoding flavonol sulfotransferase-like produces the protein MSTTDTNNHIAFLVDRYKDKLTTLPCKKEPVFGSLYLYQGFWYISHNIYSIESLLLAQETFKAHPTDIYVITFQKSGTTWMKSLVFATINRTRYKNNTLYTHPLSISNPHNCVPFLETEPFRDNYPDEHSPRLFSTHTCYTSLPQPIIDYGCRIVYMCRGPKDVLVSYFHFINKIRNKSSIIGNKAQLPQVKLEDLFEALVSGSIAYGPYWDHVKGYYKASEEQPTRILFLTYEDMVRDTANGVKRLAEFLGVPFTKEEEDHAAIDDIVRLCSFEKLKEVDKNGNFQGLPNESFYREGKIGDSASNLTSEMIKIIDQITEEKFHGLNISF, from the coding sequence ATGTCGACGACTGATACCAACAATCATATAGCGTTCCTTGTTGATCGATATAAGGATAAGTTGACAACGCTTCCATGTAAGAAAGAGCCGGTGTTTGGAAGCTTATACTTGTATCAAGGCTTTTGGTACATTTCACATAACATTTACTCTATTGAATCTTTGCTTTTGGCTCAAGAAACTTTCAAAGCTCATCCAACCGACATCTATGTCATTACATTTCAAAAATCTGGCACAACATGGATGAAGTCGCTTGTGTTTGCAACAATAAACCGAACTAGGTACAAAAACAACACTCTCTATACTCACCCTTTATCCATATCTAACCCCCATAACTGTGTGCCTTTCCTTGAAACCGAACCTTTTAGAGATAATTACCCCGATGAACATTCGCCACGTCTCTTTTCTACTCATACATGTTACACTTCATTGCCTCAACCCATAATCGATTATGGTTGTCGCATAGTTTACATGTGCAGAGGCCCGAAAGATGTTTTGGTCTCTTATTTTCACTTCATAAACAAAATAAGAAACAAATCAAGCATAATAGGAAACAAAGCTCAACTTCCTCAAGTTAAACTAGAAGATTTATTTGAGGCGCTTGTTAGTGGTAGCATAGCGTACGGACCTTATTGGGATCATGTGAAAGGGTATTATAAGGCTAGTGAAGAACAACCGACGAGAATTTTATTTTTAACATACGAGGACATGGTAAGGGACACTGCAAACGGTGTGAAACGACTAGCCGAGTTCTTGGGCGTCCCTTTTACAAAAGAGGAAGAGGATCATGCTGCCATTGATGATATTGTGAGGCTTTGCAGTTTTGAAAAGTTAAAGGAAGTTGATAAGAATGGAAATTTTCAGGGTTTACCTAATGAATCCTTCTATAGGGAAGGCAAAATTGGAGATTCGGCTAGTAATCTTACTagtgaaatgataaaaattatagacCAAATCACCGAAGAAAAATTTCATGGCTTGAATATCTCATTCTAA